The region TTCATCCTCATACTCACTGTCTATACAGCATGTTTTTATGTTTTCCATTTTATATCCTCTTAACTTAACTTCTTTTAACATCTATTCTTTTACTTAATTTCATTTAACATCAATTCTTTTGCGTAACTTAACTAATTTTCTACCATTACTCTAATTCCGCTAATCCTTCTTTTTCTTACTAATGAACGAAAAATCATCGTCTTTATAATAAAATAAAAGCAATATTGCAAACAAGATTGTAGAACATGTGATATAGATGTCTGCAACATTAAATACTGGAAAATCGATTAACTCAAAATAGATAAAATCAATGACATGACCATATAAAATTCGATCAATTAAATTATTACCAGCAGCACCGGCAGCAATAAATACTAAGATATAACGTATTGCATTATATTTTTTAGTTCTTGGTAATTTAAAAAATAAAAATGCCATAACGATGACAGCTACTACAGTAATAAAAGTTAAAAGGTAGGCTCTGCCACTAAAGATCCCCCAAGCTGCTCCATCATTCTCGTGATAGATTAACCTAAGGGTTTTTGGTATTATAACAAGCGAATCTCCATCCGCAAATTGTGACTTTGCAAAATATTTTGTTATCTGATCAAGGATAAGCAGTATCACAAACAAAATACCGTACTTAATGTAAGACTTTTTCGATAATAAATTCTCCTGTTCCATCCTAAGTTACCTTTCTTCCATAATGAACTCAATTGCCCTAATAAGCTCTTTCTTCGTTATTGTTGTATCAATGAATGCCTCTCCAATGCTACGTAATAGTATAAATTTTATTTGACCTGCATCCATTTTTTTATCACGGCTTAATGCTTCTAAAATATTTGCTATCTCTAATTTTTGCACTCTGATTGGTAGTTTGAATGCCTCTATAGTGGATAAGATATCCTCATGTTCTTCTTTCGTTAAGTATCCTCTTTCATAGGAAAGAAAGATTGCTGCAGACATACCAATTGCCACACATTCTCCATGTAATAAGGTAAATTCCATCCATTTTTCAACTGCATGTCCAATGGTGTGTCCAAAGTTAAGCCATGCTCTTTCGTTATGTTCATGAGGATCAATTTCTACCACTGCACGTTTTATCTCGCAGCTTCGACCAACCATTTTTCGTAGTACCGCGATGTCTTTTGCTACAATTGCATCCTTATTATCTTTTAGCCATTCATAGTAAGCCTTATCCTGAATTAATCCATGCTTTATTATCTCTCCCATACCTGAAAGAAAAATTCGCTCCTCTAATGTTTTAAGGCATTCTAAATTCATATAAACACAGGAAGGCATATGAAATGCTCCTACCATATTCTTATAGGCTTTAAAATCAACTCCAGTTTTTCCTCCAATACTGGAATCAACCATTGCCAAAAGAGAAGTAGGTACCTGTAAGAACCTTATTCCTCTTAGATAAGTTGCTGCAGTATAACCAGTCAAATCTCCTACTACACCACCGCCAAGTGCTAATAAAACATCATTGCGGTCAAAACTCTCTCTGATTAAATACTCATATAAATTCTGTACAGTCTCAAGATTCTTATTGTCCTCACCTGCTGGGAAAACAAAGGATACCACCTTACCAGGAACCCCAAGTAAAAGCTCCTCTAATTGTTTAAGATAATAAAGACCGACATTACTGTCTGTAACGATACATATTTTTCTATTTTTTAACTCAAAAGCATTGATTTCTTCTATTAAGTCCTGAAAAGACTCTTTTAGAACAATATCATAGCAAGGTTTCTCATCATACTTTACTTCCAATCGATCGTACAAATCAAGCATGGCAAATTTCCTCCTTAATCTTCGTCATCCTCTAGATTAATAAAGGAAAACTCATCCTGTTGCTCCGCCACTGGTTCTGTATTAGAGAATGTACTTTTCATTAATTCATTATATTCTTCTAATGTGATTTCTTCACTTGCCGCACTGACCTGCTCTAAAGCATCCATATATTCTTTCTCTGTAACCTGATATTGCTTCTTTTCATGTTTATTATTATTAAAATTGTGATTTTTATTATTCATGACAGACGAATTAGCTTGCCAATTCGTCTTGTTTTGATTCTTATTATTGGAATGATGATTCTTATTATTTATATGTTGATTTTTATTTCCAACTCTTTCATCATATTTATTATTCTTATTTCCGACTGGAGGCATTTGATTCTTGCCCACATTATTTTCTGTAAGTGCTGTTCTTCCTGCCTCATTAAAATTATCATTCTCAGCCTTTGTAACATTCTCATCCTTTTCATTTAGAGTTACAAAGGTTTCAATTTTAGCAATACTGATATCAAAACAATTGCTTTGTAATAATTCTATTTGAGCTGCTGCTAAATTTTTAAATTGCAATTTATATTTTTCATACTGTTGCAATAGCCCAATTGTTTGAGCATGTAAGTGTTCCAATTCATTCTTAGCGTCAGCAACAATAATCTGTGCTCTCGTCATAGCCTCATTTTCAATATTTTTTGCAGTAACAAGTGCCTGCGCTTTTGTATCTTCTGCTGTTTTTTCTGCTAAAACTAAAGCTTTTTGTAATGTTTTTTCTATTGTTTTGTAGTATTGAATTCCTTCTGTTAAGACTGAAATCTTATCTTTCATCTCCATATTTTCACGGTATATCTGCTCATAACTTAACAATACCTCGCGTAAGAAGGAATCCACATCCTTCTTATCATACCCAAGTCCACCGGATTTGAAAGTTTTACTTTGTATTTCTATTGGTGTAATCATATCCTATTCCTCCTATTGGTATATAGATAATGTTGCGTATATCCTGCCCTTTTTAGAGATACCACCCTGTTCCTTAAACTTAAATTTACCATATCCTCGTACAGAAACAATATCATCAGGTTTTAACATATAACTATTGGAAGTGACTAATCTTGCATTGACAAATACCTTTTCACCAGCAATTAAACCAGTAATGCTGCTTCTTGAAGTGTGAAAAGCAAGTGCAATAAGGGAATCCAAACGAAAAGAAGCAACACTACCGGTTACTTCTCTAAAGGATATTGTAGCTTGCACTTCATCTGGTTTTATCATTTCAACACGAACGACATTGTGTCTTACTTTGCTAAGGCTAGTAGTAATAAAATCACTTAGCAGAGAATCACAATAACAATAAGCCTCTTTTCCCCTCACTAAGATGTCACCAAGTTTCGAACGTTCAATACCTACGTTAAGAATAGCCCCCAAATAATCTCTGTGATCGAGCTCTCCTGCAAATTTTTCACTTGCTGGATAGATTCTAAGGCATTGAATTGGATAGTCGTTTTTATCCTCTGTTTGCAACATGATATTTCCATGTTCTTTTACCATATCTCCATGAAAACAAATACGAACCCTTTCTGCACCCTCATATCCACCATACATCGAGTAAGCTAGCAAAGGTAATTCTTTCTCCATACTATGAAATATACTGATTTCATTTATATTTAAGAAATCAGTATATACACATATCTCCTTATGATAAGCACTTTTCGCTGATTCTAATATAATCTTACGAAAAAGAAACTCTTCTTTCTCTAAATTCATGTAAATCTCCATTCCATTATGCACTGATTAACTGTTGTAAATACGACAATATAAGAAAAGCTATAATCGGCGATAAATCTGAAATAGCAGTAAAAAAACTGGAATGACTTAATAGAATTTTTACCGGATTTAAGATTGGGTCTAATACAAATTTCAGCGGTTTCTTTATAAATGAAATTAAGAACATATCAACGAAAATCTGTATCAATAAAAAGACCTGTAGAATACTAAAAAATATTGAAAAGGACTTCGTCAATAATAAATATATAGGCATCATTCTAAAAATCCTTATTAAGTGTCGGAACTTCGAAACCATTTTGACGAATCAAATCTAGATAATCGCCTGAAATATCTACAGAATCCGGTGATATAATAAAAATATAACTTGAAATCTGATGTAATTTTCCATTTAAAGAATAAACTGCTCCTGAAATAAAATCCATCACACGCTGAGCAAGATCCACATCAAATCCTTCTAAGTTGATAACCGCTGCACGTCCCGATAATAACATATCACAGATATCCTGCGAATCTTCAAAACTAGTAGGTTTCATTATACACACTTCTAAGCCCTTTTGAGGATTTCTGATAGGAACCACCTTACTAACATTGGTCTTTTCCATCCGCTGAGAACGTTCTTTTCTTAAATCTGCAAAGTCTGATGATCCGGAAGCTGCGGAAAGTTTTGATGAACTACTTGTTGGTGCTTCTTCAGAGAATGCAGGTCTTTGTGACGGAAATGTTCTTTTTTCCTGCTTTACAGCTTGTCTCTGCTCTTGCCTTTCTGTCTTCCTGCGTTCTTTTTCCTCTAGTTCACTTACGTAATCATCATAATCATCTAAATCTTCATCATCTGTCAACTTTAAGGAATCCAGAATATTTTTAAATAAATTTGCCATAGCACAATCTCCTAATCTTATTTATTCGCTATAATTGCGCTCCCCAAAGATACCGGTTCCCACGCGAACCATAGTAGAGCCTTCTTCTATTGCTACCTCATAGTCGCCGGTCATTCCCATCGAAAGTATTTTCATAGATACATTATCAATGTTTTTTTCATTGATGTCAACATATAATTGGTGCATTTTATTAAAATAGGTTCTATTTTCCTCGGCATTTTCTGTAAAAGGCGCCACTGTCATTAAGCCTTTGACACAAATCGAGGACAAGCTTGCAATCTCACGAATTAGTGTCTCTACCGCGCTTGGTTTGACACCAAATTTCGATTCTTCGTCAGCAATATTAATCTCAACCAATATATCGACCAGGACCCCTTTTTTCTTAGCCTCAATATCAATCTGCTCTGCTAAGCGAAAGGAATCCACAGAATGAATTAGCTTCACTTTATCTACAATATATTTCACTTTATTTCTCTGTAAATGACCTATCATATGCCAATTTATCTCAGGAGACAAATTAGAATCATAAGAAGAATTGTCTAACTGCGTTATGGATATTGGTGCCGAGGACGACTCAGGTACAAATTTTTCACACTTATCACATAACTCCTGGACTTTATTTTCTCCAAATTCTCTTAATCCAGCATGATAAGCTTCCATTAACATCTCAAATGGTTTTGTCTTACTAACTGCAATTAATGTAACTTCCTCTTTTGATCGATTACTCCGCTTACATGCCGCTTCGATCTTTTGTAATACATTTGTTATATTGTCTTGTATCATAGAAGCCTCCATTCTATCTTACTTTTTATCTTGCATCATAGAAGCCTCTAACCATCGAAAAATCCGCAAGCTTTAATAAATTACAGCAGATTCTATTACCTTAGTTGCATCTAGTGCGATATGGTCATATACAGACAGTCCTCGCTTCGTACCTTTTTTAACAATTACGTACTCGTCGTTTTCAGACAATCGTTCAATACGTCTAAAAACAGCATACCCCTTGTTGACGTTATAAACACCTTCCAGTTTCCCTCTAAGACTGATTCGGAATCTATCTGTAGTTTTGTCCGATAGAATAAAATCGTTTTCTCCAAAGGTTTCTTTATCAACATAACCATAAGTTTCATCTTCATAGTATATTTCGCAAGCTGTAAACCTTGGTTCTAATGCTTTTGTTGTTTCATTATATACTTCACGAACTAAGCCAAGCTCTCCAGAGTCACCACCATTGGTAAAATACTCAATTGGTATCATATAAAATTCCTTCTCTGTAATCGCTGATTTTGGTATTTTTAATCCTGACTCTTTTTTTAACTGTATCTCTATCTCTAGAAATCTTTCCCTTAAATATCTTGTAACATACTTATCTAACGCAATATTTAGAAACCATGATTCCCCTTTTTTTTCAACTGTAAATGGTGCTCTCACTTGAAATTGATCTAGAGTTATCGTAAAAGTAATCATTGTTCTATCTTGTAATTGATTTGCTAATTCTGCAGAAATAGGTGCAACGATGTTCCAATGATCCTCATTCAGCAGTTTATATACATTTTGGCTATTTTCAATGATTTCTCCAGTACGCAAATTCTTTCTTTCATATTGTTCCATGTTAAATGTTGCTTCTGCTACATTGTCTGGCAATAACCCATCAAGAGTATCAGAATAATAAGAAATAATTCCAGCTTCCCCGGCTTTCACAACACCAAAGTTTGAACTTAAACCAGTACTGTTAATAATCTCCTGCATATTAGAAAGTAAATTAACATCCAAAATATTACGAATACTAGCTGATATCTCATCTCTGAAATTATAAACATCCGAGTAATTGCTATCTTGATACGTATATTGGAATTTTGCTATATCTTTACGTATACTGGCTGCGTCCATCTTGGAAAATTTTATTCCGCCTGTTGTATCCGTTAGTTTTTCGTAAATCTTCTTACTTTCATCTATAGAATAGATCGTAGAATCCTTCGCAACCCTTGCACCTTCACGAAAGTAGTAATTCACATAACCAGATCGATCTGTTGTAATCATTTTCTCTTCTCTAGTTATCACACCTTGTACAATATTCTCCTGAGAAAGTGGTTGTTCTGAAACTTCAAAAATCGAAATCTGAGGTTTCGATAAATATAAATACACATTTAACCCTGTATAAATTAAGATTATTATGAAAATGATAACACCTATATTAATCGATCTTCTTTTTTTAAATTTGACTACCTTTGAATTCTCCTGCATAATAACCTCTTTTATTTTTCTATTTGTTTCCACTGGTTATTTGCATAAAAAACCATGGATTGTTTACACTACCATTAACTAGAACACATAGGAGGTGTAAAATATGAAAGTTATTGATTATATTGCTCTAGTTCTTGTTATTATCGGTGCAATCAACTGGGGATTAATTGGATTTTTCCAGTTTGATTTAGTACGATTCATATTTGGTAATATGACCATTTTAGCTCGCACCATATATGCATTAGTTGGTATATCCGGCTTATATGCTTTAAGCTATTTTGGTAGATTAAAAAATGACGATATGTAATCATGTTACAAAGTGAGGAGCTTAACTCCTCATACATTACGAATAAGTGCTTTCGTAATATGTTGCACTAATTAACAAAACAGTCATAATGACTGGACAGTTTAACGACTGGACAGTCATTATACTGGCTAGTAAAAAGAATATTTCATAAAGGAAGCGGTTTTACACTAATCTACGGAGTATTGATTCCGTAATTGAAGTGCAAAACCGCTTTCTTGGAAACTAAAATGGCGAAGCCGCTTTAGTTTTATTATCTTAAAGAGCTACAATCACGTTCTGTTTCTTAGTATCAGGCAAATCGTTTTCATTAATGGAGATACTGATGATAAAGTCAACTTGGAATTTTGTTGATATCATCTCTATCTTATCAAGTACATCGCTTATATCTTCTTGGCATGTACATGCAATTTTCATAAAACTGTCAAGATAAATTTTTTGCAGGTCATGATTAGCTGCTATCAGTCCACACACAAATCCTATAAATTCTTTCGGAGTTTCAATACAATAATCTTTTACGTTAATCAAACGTATTTTATTATTGAGTTCATACATAATCTTATTGCTCTTATCAAGATAAAAAACATTCCCTTTCACGGCCCCAATTTCTGAGTTTGCCTTATCAATTAGAATTTTTGTCTTACCTTTACCTTTTGCACCTACAATAATCTGTATCATCGCAATCTCCTCCTTTACATTATAAACGATTTCTTGCTTACTCATATTATAGTATAACCGAATTGAAAAAACAATCCTATTTTGCTTAAGAATTCCATTTTTTCATTTTTAATTATCAGACAACTAATGTCGAACAAAGGAGGAAATAACTTATTCCATCTCTAAAAGGTGAGCATGTTGATTATATAAACTCGTTTTCCCAGCAGCTTTAAAAACTGCACTAATATACGCTTTTCCATCCGCTGAGTTACTGTAAAGAATCAAACAATCTCCCGCATCACCGGTACTTCCAGTCTTTCCACCAAACACTGTAACTCCTTCCGGAGTCTCTTTCGTACCAAGTAAAAACATATTTGTTGTTTCATAAGATTTTCTTCGAAGCTTTCCGTCCTTATCTGTAATGGAAGCCTCATAGTTTATCTGCTTTATAATCGGAACAAATTTCTCATATTTTAAACATTCTTTAAAGATTAAGTACATATCATATGCTGTTGTATAATGATTCGGGTCATGTAGCCCATGAGGATTTGTAAAATGCGTATTGGTTGCTCCAATATTAGCAGCTTCCTCATTCATCTTTTTTACAAACTCCTCTACAGAACCATACATATGCTCTGCAATAGCGACTGCTGCATCATTTCCAGAGTAGACTAATAAACAATTCAGAAGAGTTTCCATTGAAACTACGTCACCAGCTTTAAAATTACATAGTTTGGCGCCATAAGTAGTAACCCCTGCATTGTCCTTTTCTATCGTAACACTATCCTTTAGATCACCATACTTAAGTACAATGAGTGCTGTCAATAATTTCGTTGTACTTGCTGGATAGATTCTATCATATACATTTTTCGCAAACAATACTTGATGATCTGTGTCATCAATCATAAATGCTGCTATTGCTGGAATCGCCGGATCTTCCATGTGGTTTTGACTTTCATCCACAACACTGTAATCTTTTGTTAGAAAATCTCCAGCTACAGCATCTACATAAGTTCCGATACTTTCAATCATTTTACCATCGGTACCGGAATATAGCATTAATACATCTGATTGTTTCGAACAGCCCGTAAGTAGCAAACTGATACTTAAAACTAACACAACTACTTTCTTCAATTTGAACTCCAATCTGCCAATTCTATACGTTGTATTTTGACTATCATTTTCCCTTGAATAAATCACGCCAATCCAAATCCCCACGATCCAAAGCTTTAATCAAAAGTTCTGCTGTAGCTAGGTTGGTCGCAAGTGGAATATTATGTGTGTCACAAAGATGGACAACTGTCATAATATCTGGTTCGTGTGATTTTGGAGTTAAAGGATCACGTAAAAAGATAACCATATCGATTTCATTATGCTCTATTTGAGCACCCATCTGCTGTTCGCCACCTAGATGACCTGCTAAATATTTATGAACATTTAAATTTGTTACCTCTTCAATTAATCTACCTGTGGTTCCCGTCGCATATAACTGATGCTTTGACAAAATACCACGGTACGCAATACAGAAGTTCTGCATCAATTTCTTTTTCGCATCATGTGCTATCATTCCAATATTCACGTTCCTACCTCCTCTTTTATGCTATAGTGATAATGTCTCCTTTTGTGGTAACATCCTTTTATTTTGAAGACTTACATTCAATAATACGCCTAACATCAACATATTTCCCAATAAAGCACTTAAACCCGAACTGACAAATGGTAACGGAATACCAGTATTCGGTAATAATGAAGTTACAACTCCAATATTAACAAAAAGCTGAAACATCGTCAATGATGCTATACCAGAAGCAATTAACATTCCCATAAAATCTTTCGCCATTCGAGCAATTTTCAATGCTTTATAGATGAAAATCATTAGCAATACTATGACTATCATGCTTCCAACAAAACCAAATGCTTCTGCAATCGCAGTGAAAATAAAGTCACTCTCAATAACTGGAACTTTACTAGCTTTAAGCGTAACCTCTGCATCAGTTAACCATTTACCCGAAATACCGCCTGCACGAATGCACTTAGCAGCATTTACCTGCTGATAAGCCAGCTGTGGAAATCGCTCTGGATGTAGCATAGCTAAGATTCGATCTCTTTGATAATCGTTTAGAATTACTTGGTACTCTTGCTGTACGTACCAAAAGAACGCGATAAAACTTGGTATACCAATTGCTAGAGTTGGCAAAATTATCTTGTAGCTAAGCCCTGCCATATAAAACATACATAAAAATGTTGCAAACAATACAATACTTACTGATAAATCCGGCTGGATAAAAATTAAGCTAATCGGTATTACCATTAGAATTAATGCCAGAAAAATGATCGATGCTTTATTAATTTGCCGCCTAACGATGTCAAAAAACTTTGCTAAGAATATGATCATTATAATTCTGGTTAGCTCAGAAGGCTGTACTTCAGTGGAGCCAATTAAAATCCATCTTTGCGCCAAATAATGTGATTTACCAAGTGGAGTAAATTTTGTGATTACAAGTAAAGCTATATTAATAAAATAAAGCGGAATAAAAAACTTGGCAACAAAGTGGTAGTCTATAAGTGAGACAACCACCGCAACAATTAAACCAACTGCGTAGCCAATGATTTGCTTTTCAAACTGTCTTTCATTCGCATCTTGTAAACGTCTGATCAACACCATACCAATAACACCAAGTATCGATATGATAGCTAGCATTGATACCTGATAATGCTTTAGATCATATTCCTCAAAATTAAAAATAGATTTGAACAAAGTTTTAAACATGAATTAATTTCCTTACTTACTGTGCTTTAGGTCTTTGATCGGAATATTGGCAAATAACGCTGGTACATTTCCGTTATTGCCTTCTGATTCCGTCTGAGTTATTTTGATATCTAGACCTTCTTGGTCTATTACTATATATTTTGATATCACAGCGATAATATCGTTTTTAATCTGTTCCATGATTTCAGGAGAACAACCAGCGCGATCCGACACTAAGACAAGTTTTAACCTGTCCTTCGCGACACTTCCCGATGCTTTCTTTTTAAAAAAATCCATTAAAGCCATTAGACTATCCTCCTTAGTTTTTCTTAAACAGTTTACTAAAGAACCCCTGCTTGGAATTTAAGTCAAGATATGGTACCTCTTCTCCTGTAATACGGCGGCAAATATTCATATATGCCTTACCTGCCATAGAATCGGAACCAACCAAAGGCTCTCCCTGATTTGTTGAAATGACAATATTTTCATCATCTGGGACAACACCAATCAAATTGATAGCTAAAATCTCCACAACATCTTCACTTGACATCATGTCTCCTCGTTTTACCATATCCATACGAAGACGGTTTACGATGAGCTCTGTTTTCTTCATCTCATTTGCTTCCAACAACCCAATGATTCTGTCTGCATCACGTACAGCAGAAACCTCTGGAGTTGTGACTACTAATGCTCTGTCAGCGCCAGCGATGGCATTTTGAAATCCTTGCTCAATACCAGCAGGACAGTCCATTAATATGTAATCAAATTCTCCACGTAATTCATCGGATAGCTTTCTCATCTGTTCCGGTGTTACTGAGGATTTATCTCTTGTTTGTGCAGATGGTAATAAATAAAGATTAGGGTAACGCTTGTCCTTAATTAATGCTTGCTTTATACGACAATTGCCTTCTATTACATCGACTAAGTTATAAACAATACGATTCTCAAGTCCTAAAACTACATCTAAATTTCTTAACCCGATATCGGTGTCGATTAATACAACTTTTTTGTCAAGCTTTGCAAGTCCTGTTCCCACATTTGCTGTAGTTGTTGTTTTACCAACTCCACCCTTTCCGGATGTTACAACGATTACTTCTCCCATTTAAGATTCCTCCAGATATATGATTTAAAATTACATGCAACATAAGTTACATGTAGTAAGTAAAAACAAATTCCCCTATAAACGAATATCATTAAGGACTTTCTTATTCAAAGGTTCAATATAAATATTTCCTTCTTCTAAAAATGCAATCTTAGTTTCCTTCGCTTCCTCCTTCGATGGATGATCCGGTGCTCTCGCAATGATATCTGCAATTCTAATCTGTCCTGGATTCATATCTAAAGATAATACAAAAGCGTTTTCATTTCCTGTAGCACCAGCAAAAGCTGTCCCCTTTAAGGAACCTAGTACAATAATATTTCCTTTACTTACCACGCTGGCTCCAGGATTTACATCCCCGATAATAATAACACTTGTTTCAGTCTCTAACACTTGTCCTGATCTTAAGTTTCCCTTATAGAATTGCCCTGTGGCATTGGAAAGCTCTAAGAGCTTATCCTCCAATGCCTTGGCAAATACTTTATCTCTTTCCTCATCATTGTCTATTACACAAATTACGTGAAGATCTGAACTTATTGCAATTGCATCTAAGATTTCCCGTTCCTCAGTATCCGTTAACTTACGTCCTTCGAAACTAATGGCCATCTTCGCATTTCCTAAAAATTTTCTTGAGTCTTCAAATTTAACTTTGATATCCTCTAACAACTTAGAAAACTCTAATTCTTTATCGAGTACAACTACAATACCATGTTTATTTCCTTTAATAATGACTGAATTATTCATACAATCACCAATTATACTAAGCATAAACATTAACACTTTGCATATGCATTTATGCTTTGCATATCCTTTCTGGTCTATCCTAGTCAGACACCTTAATGTTAGTTGCGGAGCCTGCAGTAATATCTCCATTTAAGAGAGCTTCTTTATTCTCACCATTAAAATAATATCCCAGTACTTCGCGCGCCATCTTTGCAGCATTCGCAGAAGCATAACCATTCGGAATAATACAGGTAATACTGATTTCTGGATTCTCATATGGTGCATATCCTATAAATAGAGCATGGTTAGGTTTTGTTTTACTAACCTGCGCTGTGCCAGTTTTACCTG is a window of Lachnoclostridium phytofermentans ISDg DNA encoding:
- a CDS encoding YggS family pyridoxal phosphate-dependent enzyme; translated protein: MIQDNITNVLQKIEAACKRSNRSKEEVTLIAVSKTKPFEMLMEAYHAGLREFGENKVQELCDKCEKFVPESSSAPISITQLDNSSYDSNLSPEINWHMIGHLQRNKVKYIVDKVKLIHSVDSFRLAEQIDIEAKKKGVLVDILVEINIADEESKFGVKPSAVETLIREIASLSSICVKGLMTVAPFTENAEENRTYFNKMHQLYVDINEKNIDNVSMKILSMGMTGDYEVAIEEGSTMVRVGTGIFGERNYSE
- a CDS encoding DivIVA domain-containing protein gives rise to the protein MITPIEIQSKTFKSGGLGYDKKDVDSFLREVLLSYEQIYRENMEMKDKISVLTEGIQYYKTIEKTLQKALVLAEKTAEDTKAQALVTAKNIENEAMTRAQIIVADAKNELEHLHAQTIGLLQQYEKYKLQFKNLAAAQIELLQSNCFDISIAKIETFVTLNEKDENVTKAENDNFNEAGRTALTENNVGKNQMPPVGNKNNKYDERVGNKNQHINNKNHHSNNKNQNKTNWQANSSVMNNKNHNFNNNKHEKKQYQVTEKEYMDALEQVSAASEEITLEEYNELMKSTFSNTEPVAEQQDEFSFINLEDDED
- a CDS encoding YlmH family RNA-binding protein, translated to MNLEKEEFLFRKIILESAKSAYHKEICVYTDFLNINEISIFHSMEKELPLLAYSMYGGYEGAERVRICFHGDMVKEHGNIMLQTEDKNDYPIQCLRIYPASEKFAGELDHRDYLGAILNVGIERSKLGDILVRGKEAYCYCDSLLSDFITTSLSKVRHNVVRVEMIKPDEVQATISFREVTGSVASFRLDSLIALAFHTSRSSITGLIAGEKVFVNARLVTSNSYMLKPDDIVSVRGYGKFKFKEQGGISKKGRIYATLSIYQ
- the aroB gene encoding 3-dehydroquinate synthase, with the protein product MLDLYDRLEVKYDEKPCYDIVLKESFQDLIEEINAFELKNRKICIVTDSNVGLYYLKQLEELLLGVPGKVVSFVFPAGEDNKNLETVQNLYEYLIRESFDRNDVLLALGGGVVGDLTGYTAATYLRGIRFLQVPTSLLAMVDSSIGGKTGVDFKAYKNMVGAFHMPSCVYMNLECLKTLEERIFLSGMGEIIKHGLIQDKAYYEWLKDNKDAIVAKDIAVLRKMVGRSCEIKRAVVEIDPHEHNERAWLNFGHTIGHAVEKWMEFTLLHGECVAIGMSAAIFLSYERGYLTKEEHEDILSTIEAFKLPIRVQKLEIANILEALSRDKKMDAGQIKFILLRSIGEAFIDTTITKKELIRAIEFIMEER
- the mgsA gene encoding methylglyoxal synthase codes for the protein MNIGMIAHDAKKKLMQNFCIAYRGILSKHQLYATGTTGRLIEEVTNLNVHKYLAGHLGGEQQMGAQIEHNEIDMVIFLRDPLTPKSHEPDIMTVVHLCDTHNIPLATNLATAELLIKALDRGDLDWRDLFKGK
- a CDS encoding D-alanyl-D-alanine carboxypeptidase family protein → MKKVVVLVLSISLLLTGCSKQSDVLMLYSGTDGKMIESIGTYVDAVAGDFLTKDYSVVDESQNHMEDPAIPAIAAFMIDDTDHQVLFAKNVYDRIYPASTTKLLTALIVLKYGDLKDSVTIEKDNAGVTTYGAKLCNFKAGDVVSMETLLNCLLVYSGNDAAVAIAEHMYGSVEEFVKKMNEEAANIGATNTHFTNPHGLHDPNHYTTAYDMYLIFKECLKYEKFVPIIKQINYEASITDKDGKLRRKSYETTNMFLLGTKETPEGVTVFGGKTGSTGDAGDCLILYSNSADGKAYISAVFKAAGKTSLYNQHAHLLEME
- a CDS encoding cell division protein SepF, translating into MANLFKNILDSLKLTDDEDLDDYDDYVSELEEKERRKTERQEQRQAVKQEKRTFPSQRPAFSEEAPTSSSSKLSAASGSSDFADLRKERSQRMEKTNVSKVVPIRNPQKGLEVCIMKPTSFEDSQDICDMLLSGRAAVINLEGFDVDLAQRVMDFISGAVYSLNGKLHQISSYIFIISPDSVDISGDYLDLIRQNGFEVPTLNKDF
- the lspA gene encoding signal peptidase II translates to MEQENLLSKKSYIKYGILFVILLILDQITKYFAKSQFADGDSLVIIPKTLRLIYHENDGAAWGIFSGRAYLLTFITVVAVIVMAFLFFKLPRTKKYNAIRYILVFIAAGAAGNNLIDRILYGHVIDFIYFELIDFPVFNVADIYITCSTILFAILLLFYYKDDDFSFISKKKKD
- a CDS encoding HlyD family efflux transporter periplasmic adaptor subunit, with the protein product MQENSKVVKFKKRRSINIGVIIFIIILIYTGLNVYLYLSKPQISIFEVSEQPLSQENIVQGVITREEKMITTDRSGYVNYYFREGARVAKDSTIYSIDESKKIYEKLTDTTGGIKFSKMDAASIRKDIAKFQYTYQDSNYSDVYNFRDEISASIRNILDVNLLSNMQEIINSTGLSSNFGVVKAGEAGIISYYSDTLDGLLPDNVAEATFNMEQYERKNLRTGEIIENSQNVYKLLNEDHWNIVAPISAELANQLQDRTMITFTITLDQFQVRAPFTVEKKGESWFLNIALDKYVTRYLRERFLEIEIQLKKESGLKIPKSAITEKEFYMIPIEYFTNGGDSGELGLVREVYNETTKALEPRFTACEIYYEDETYGYVDKETFGENDFILSDKTTDRFRISLRGKLEGVYNVNKGYAVFRRIERLSENDEYVIVKKGTKRGLSVYDHIALDATKVIESAVIY
- a CDS encoding DUF378 domain-containing protein; translated protein: MKVIDYIALVLVIIGAINWGLIGFFQFDLVRFIFGNMTILARTIYALVGISGLYALSYFGRLKNDDM